Below is a window of Epinephelus fuscoguttatus linkage group LG12, E.fuscoguttatus.final_Chr_v1 DNA.
CCCAATATCTGAGCATTATGACAAAGcctacatttgttttctgtttgtatcATCTGGTACGGTGGTCACTTCTTCTTTTATCGGTGTGATGATAGCAGCCAGGTCAGCCTCCACAGACAAAGCTTCAGCCCAAAAGTCTCGTAACACACTGCTGCTTCATCTGGTGCAGCTGGGCCTCAGTCTCGTGTCAACTTTGTACACCCCAATGCTCATAGCTTTTTCGAGAATTGTAACAAGGATAATATTTGTGCGCTCCCAGActgttttatatgtgtgtattATCATCTTCCCCAGATGTCTGAGTTCTCTCATTTATGGCATAAGGGATCATACCATCAGACCTGTCCTCATGTACCATCTATGTTGTCGACTGAAACTCTCAGTCGTCTCAGCCAAGGTCTCATGTTAGACTTCATGAAGTGTATTGAGATTTGTATGTGCTTGTAAATGTAGTATATACTGTAGATATAGTATATGACAACCCCAAACCCCCCAACCCCCAGTGCAGACTCTGAAAATCTCGCCATTTCAATTTTTACCCCTGAATATTTTTATTCAAAGTGTCAGTACTGTAAATTCCAGCATTTTACACTTATAAAACACATAACTAAAAGTGCTGCATTGACAcagaacaaagagagaaagaaaagcaaaagaaaactcCAGCTCTGTTAAACCAGgctttgaaaaggaaaaaaaaaatctttattttccaTATCAGAGTGCTGATTTCATTTTCTTACAAGAGACTCATTTAACAGTAGCAGAACATGTTAAATTAGGACGTCAATGGACGGGTCAGATTTTTTCTCCTCGTTTTTCTCTCATGCAAGGGGTGTCGTCACCCTGATTAGTAATAAAGTGCCTTTTCAGCAGGATAGAGTAATTAAAGATAAAGCAGGCCGCTATGTTATAGTAAGAGGCTTTGTAGCCTCTGAACCAATAGTTCTTGTAAATGTTTATGGACCAAATTTTGACGATCCAGAATTTTTTTATAACCTGTTTTTGAATTTAAATTCTGAGCTTATAATTGGTGGTGACCTGAACCTGACCCTGGATATATTAGATAGATCAGCTACTAATCGGTTCTCTCTTACAGCTGCAGCTAAGATATTAAAACAAGAACTGTCCTATCACAACCTTATTGATGTTTGGAGGTTTCGTAACATAAATAAAGGGGAATACTCCTTCTACTCTCACAAACATAATAGTTACTCTAGAATAGATTTATTCTATTAATATGCTGGGAAGGAACATCTCATATCCTCTTGTGATTATTTACCTAGAGTAATTTCTGATCATTCTCCGTTAGTGATGCTTATTAAGCATGTACAAACCACAGTAGGGAGGAAGCGGTGGAGATTTAGCAAGGAGATTTTTTTAGGAGATTCTTAATGACATAGAATATATTAATCTTACTAATACCAATATTGAGACCTTTTTAGAGCTAAACAAACATACTGCTTCCTCGTCAATTATATGGGACTTCCTGAAAGCCTTTTTAAGAGGTCTAACTATTTCATATACATCTAGGAAACGTAAACAGAATGGATCTAAACTAAGCTCCTTAGAATCAGATATATCtactttggaaaaaaacatatagaGACTCAGGATGATAAATATCTACTACAGCTAAACACTGAAAGACTAGAATACAACATCATTACTAGCCATAAAGCGGAGAATGCTCTTTTAAGATACATTGTCTGCCAGGGGGCAAAGCTCCTGGGCAGGATGGATTCCCCATCGATTTTTATGGGAAGTTTTTGCCTAGGCTCCTTTGCCCCTTGGTAGATATGTACAAGGAGACCCTTTATAATGGGAAACTACCCAATTCGTTAGAACAAGCATTAATTATTTTGTTACTTAAACCAGGGAAGGAGGCTAATCTTTGTGGTTCTTATAGACCAATTTCCCTATTAAATACGGATTATAAAACCTTGCTAAAATTACTGCAAACAGATTAGCTCCCTTTATACCTGAACTGGTAGCCATAGATCAAACTGGTTTTGTTATCAACCATTCTTCTTATGATAACATTCGAAGGTTTTacaatattctttattttttcagaaAAAGATCAAAGTGCCTGTTCTCTTTGGATGCTGAAAAGGCCTTTGATTTTGTGTTCTTGAGAAAATGAATTTTGGTCCCAGATTCATGGCTATGATTAAAACCCTTTATCAATACCCAAAGGCAGCAATTCTCACTAACTCTGACATTTCTTCTCAGTTTCCTTTGACTAGACGAACCCAGCAAGGGTGCCCCCTCTCGCCTCTTCTTTTTGCTCTGGTAATTGAGCCATTGGCCATTGCAATACAATCAAACCCACAGATCCATGGAGTACTAGTTGGAAATGTCAAACATACCATTTCATTATATGCTGACGACATAATGCTTTTTTCTTAACTAAGCCTGAGATATCTTTTCCTGCATTGGTTGATTTATTGGAGGTCTATGGTTCTATATCAGGCTATAAGGTAAACAACACAAAGAGTATTGCCTCTCAGTTTAGCTGCAGAAGTTATGCCCAAACTGAATATACCTTTTTCATGGAATGATAGTTGTCTAACATATCTTGGTTTACAAATATCTAATGAACTAGACCAGGCATTCTCTCCAAATTATGGTCCACTGTTGAAGAAGGTGGGGCAAGAGTTAGACAGATGGAAAACGCTGCCTATCTCATTAATAGGTAGGGTAAACTGTATTGAAATGAGTGTACTCCCTAGGTTTTTATATCTATTTAGGACTCTTTCTTTCCATGTCCCTCAATCTTTCTTTAAGTGTTTAAATAGTTTGATAACTAAATTTCTACGGCGGGGAAAGTCGGCTAGAATAAAACTGAAAGTCCTCTGTTTGAGCCGATGTGAGGGAGGACTTGGTCTCCCTGATTTGTATTTATATTACTTAGCGACACAATCAATGGTCATATGGACTTTCTGAATTTTCTGAATATGATTTTCTGTAAATACCCTTAAACTtatgaataaaaaaagtaaagtttaaaacaaaaagatatGCCACTTAAATCtcatataaaacaaacttcatAGGCTGCGTTCCTTTACCTGCAAAACATTGCAAGTCCATGAATTTGTTACTTCTAGGCTGGATTATTGCAATTCCTTCTTATCGGATTGCTCCAAGGGTCTCAAAAGAATTTCCAACTGATCCAGAATGCGGCAGCATGTGTGCTGATtggaacaaagaaaagaaataatattTCTAAATTTAAGAGTAGACTTCAGAccttcctctttgataaaggtTAGAGTTAGGGCTGGCGcaggcttgccttggaccagTCCCTTGTTAGGCTGatataggcctagtctgctgtgGGACTTCCTATGATACACTGAGttcctctctcctttttctctctccatttGCAAACATTTGTGTCCCATGAGTCCATGTTACTAACTTGGCCTCTCTCCTGGAGTTCTTGTGCTTTCTCATCTCACAGGTTCCCATGGTTTGGGGTTGCGTCTCAATTCTGAGTCGTAATTGCATCCACTGCTGTGGCCCTGCCTGATGCCACACACATGCCACAGTTTACTGCTATAAATTTTGGTTGtacattatcattattttcCATATATGATTACTATTGCTGCATGCATATACTATCATTCAATTCAAGTTTATCTATACGGGCCAGTAAAACGAATCTTAATTTTATATCAGAGGGcctataacaataataatagaaaCAAAAGTGAATGACGAACTTCAATGGACAATGTAGTTTCTGAgcttgtatattttttttattttaaatacttgCCACATTTTGCATTTATTACAACTTATATACTTCATATTTGTACAGATTTTCATTTATTAACAGAGGAagagctctctttctctctctttgttctgTCTCAATGCAGCAGTTTTAGGTTATCATATTTATTGTATAAGTGTAAAACGCTGCAATTTACAATATTGAAACTTTAAATAGAAATattgtggagggaaaaaaacaaggtgagATTTTCAGGGTATGTACTCATCAGGGTGTTTCTGTCCTGAGGGTCATTTGAAAGCCAGACTTAAAATTAACTGTGGTCCTTAAGAAGCCCCTGTAagagctttttatttattttttgttcagtcaaGTCTGCActtcttttttggtcattataACCCTAACCCTATACTACATTTACAAGCACATACAAAGCTTAAACCATTTCATCAAGTCTAACATGAGACCTTGGCTGAGACGACTGAGAGTTTCAGTCGACAACATAGATGGTACATGAGGACAGGTCTGATGGTATGATCTCTTATGCCATAAATGAGAGAACTCAGACATCTGGGGAAGATGATaatacacacatataaaacagTCTGGGAGCGCACATGTGCTATCCTTGTTACAATTCTCGAAAGAGCTATGAGCATTGAGTTGTGCATAGTTGACACGAGACTGAGGCCCAGCTGCACCAGATGAAGCAGCAGTGTGTTACAAGCCTTTTGGGCTGAAGCTTTGTCTGTGGAGGCTGACCTGGCTGCTATCATCACACCGATATAAGAAGAAGTGACCACCGTACCAGATgatacaaacagaaaacaagtgtAGGCTTTGTCATAATGCTCAGACATTGGGTCAAGAAACATGTTGTTCATGGCACAAAAATCTTTCATCTGCAGACTCTCCAGGTCTTCAAATGTAAATTCTAACAGTAACAGAACTCGAGTGAGGATATTTAGTGAACTGAAGGTCCAAACCACAATGATagccactgctgtgtttctgatggtgatgatggcagAGTGCCTCAGTGGGTAGCACACAGCTACATATCTCTCCAGAGACATCACCACCAGTGTGACAGGAGAGACACTGGTTGTGAGACTAGAAAACAAGATGAGAACACCACACACAGGATATGTCAGCCTTATTGTACTAGCAGCCAGTAGGTACAGTATCTGACTCAGTGCCATCTGGATAGTCTCTGCTAAAAGGAGGTTGAACAGAAGAATGTAACGAGAGGTCTCACGAAACACAGTTTTACTCCTCAAGGTGAATAACATGACCCCGTTgatgaagagaaacacacagcatGGCAGTGTAGTCAGAGTGGAAAGCATCACTCTTGCCAGTAAGCTCCAACAGTGATGTTGGTCTGAGACTGAGTTGCATAGGACATCTTAGAGAAGTATTGACGACATGAGAAATTTAACCTGATGTCACTGTcaaataaaagcacaataaaTCTCTTCCTGTTGTATTGTGAGAACCATGAAAGTCCAACACCCATTAAGCACAGACACCTGTTGAATCACATCGTCCATCCAtcatctgtgtttattttcatgtgagCAGAGCTGGTCTGCAGGGTTCTATCTATTCTACACGTTGTATATCAGCTTTGCCCGGCCCTAAACCATGTTCACATGACACTGATCACGTGTCAGCATGGTTAACATCTTAGTAATAGGTGACGTAATCTCTTTCTTGTCATTCCGCAATCCCCTGGTCCATGTCATCAATGACTTGCACAGTTGAAACTTGTACAGAATTAAGTAATCTTTATTCCTATAGTGCCTCTCAAAACCACAAGTGTACAGAGAACACAGAACCATATAACACAACAATAATTTGGGAGAATTGTCAAACATAGAGGAATAAAACAAAAGGTAGAATTACCTCCTTGCCTTTCTACGTtgctcaagaaaaaaaaaatacaggaacACCACTTACAGTCACAGCGTCACAGAAtatcagttaaacttcagggatatcaatctgtccatttaggaagcacaagtaagataagataagatctTTATTGTCTCCCTTAGGAGAAATTTGTTTTGGACCTGCGAGAGACCATCCACCGTCACACAGCCACCACATATACAGACAACATataattcaaaaaaaaaagtttaagttGAAAAAGTTGACCTTCATTTCCTGTTATTAAGTAGCTTGATTGACAGTGggataaatgaaaatttgtaCCTGTTCAACTTATGTCATCATAGTATGATGTAttaagtgattgtgaatcagtttcagctgctttggtgcaaatcaaagtgacaacaggtgcaatggagaggcaaaagcaagacaacccccaacaGGAAATGGTTtcacatgtggtgtccacagacagttgctctctccttatccttccagTGGGCCTCCACCATGTGTGTCTGGGCCAATTGACTCATCCGCTGCAGTTTCTCTCTCATCTGAATGACATAAGAAATGACATTAACAGGCTCCTCCCTCCCCTGCTCCACTTCCCAGGTCTCCCTTAACAAGGTCAGAGGTCCCCTCACCTCATGACCACAGAGGAGTTCAAAGGGGGAGAAACCAGTGGAGGCTTGGGGTACCTCCCAATAGGCAAAGAGTAGGTAGGGAAGCCAGTGATCCCAGTCAGATCCAGTCTCATTCACAAACTTACGGAGCATCTGTTTGAGGGTTTGGTTGAAACGCTCCGTCAGTCCATCTGTCTGTGGATGGTAAGGGGTGGTACGCACACTCTTTATGCCCAGCAGCTGGTAGACCTGTTTCAAGAGGGTAGACATAAAGTTAGTGGCCTGGTCAGTTAAAATTTCATGAGGGAAACCCACCCTGGAGAAAAACTGAACCAAGGAAAAAGCCACAGTTTTTGCTTTAATGGATTTCAATGGGAAAACTTCTGGATATCTGGTGCCATAGTCTGTGATGACCAACATGAAAcggtttcctgttttacttttttccacAGGACCAACAATGTCCATCCCAAGGCATTCAAAGGGAGTACTGATGATTGGGAGAGGTTGGAGAGGGGCTTTGGTGAGACCTCTAATTGATGTCTTTTGGCACTGAGGGCAACTCCTGCAGAACTGGGCCACATCTGAACATAAGCCTGGCCAGTGGAAATGGCGCTTAATGCGAGCAGTGGTCTTGTGTTTCCCTAGGTGGCCAGCCCAGGGAATAGCGTGGCCCAAGGTAAGTACTACATCTCGGGCTGCTTGCGGGATCACTAGCTGCTTAACCTGGCCATGCCGATGGTAAAGAACACCACTTTGCAGGAAGTACTCCTCCCTCCTACCATCAGGCTCAGTCTCTGGCTCCCTCTCTTTAGCTCTCTGTAACAAGGTGGACAAAGTTGGATCATTTTGCTGCATTTGGATTATGTTGGTGGGTATCTGAAACCCCAGGGGCATGTCTGGAGCAGCCTCAGCTGATGGTTGTACCGCAGTGCATTGGAATTTCTCTTGTCTTCTCTGGCTACGGGGCTTTCGAGACTTCCCGGGTTGTGTCTCCAGCTCGACGCCATAGAATAGCAAGGCACTGAGGGCTGGGGAATCCCCATCTGCATGCTTAGCTTGTGCTCTGGTGAGTGCAACATTACAACTTTGTGTTGGGTTTAACAGATCAAAAAGTACTGGCAGATCATCACCCAAAACCACTGGGAAAGGCAAGTTGTCCACAACACCAATATTTAACAGATAGGCCTGTCCTTGCACTTCAATGTAAATGTCAGCAGTGGGGTAAGGCTTCTCATCGCCATGCACACAGCAGATAGGGATGGTCTCAAGAGTGCAGATAGCGTTAACTGGTACATATTGTCTGTGCACCAGGGTCTGAGTACTGCCAGTATCAATCAGGGCTCTGAGGTTTTTCCCATTAATCTTGACATTCGTCATTTTCATGGACTGGTTACTCTTAGGTTTAATGTCACTATTTTGGCGTGGAACATAACACATTTGAGTGAGCTTGGCTGGATTCTTTGGGCACATTGGTTTGGTATGGCCTTCCTGTCCACACAGGTAACAAGTGGGTATTTTATTTGGAGCTCTTAATGGAACATGCTGATTCTCCCTTGCAGGAGGCTTACTCACACCTGGCGTTGACTTCTGGTGGTATTGAGGGGGTGTAGGCCTGCGAGTGTCCTTTGCGGCCTGCCAGGCATTGTTAGTCCATGGCTGGCTCTTTTTCCGGGCAGCGACAAACACGTCAGCCAGAGTGGCAGCCTCAGCAGCTGATTTTGGACCATGCTCCTTTACCCAAACCTGAAGCTCAGGAGACAACATTCTCAAGTATTGTTCCATAATAGTTTCACCAATTTGCTGAACTGTTTTACCTTGAGGTTGGATCCATTTTCCATACAGCTCTTTCAgcctcacatacagctccttggGGCTCTCATCAGGTCCAACATCCAGGGAACGAAACCTTTGCCTGTATGTCTCAGGGTTAATGTCATATTGTTTCAGAACAGCAGTTTTTACCTTGTCATATTCAAGAGACTCATCAACATCCATATGAACATAGGCTCCCCTGGCCTTACCAGTTAGCAATGGAATGAGCCGAAAAACCCAGTCAGATTTTGGCCACTGACATGCTGCTGCAATTCTCTCAAATGTAATGAGAAAATGTTCAACATCATCATTTTCTGTTAGTTTCTCTAGTCTGGGCTCATGGGAGACTCGGGACTGACCTGATGAGATAATGGCAGGGTGTATCTGTGCTGATGGAGTTATGGCTCGGGCCTGTGGGTGATCATCATCTGGATCAGGAGTCTCCCGAGGATCTGGAATTGTTGACGTGAGCTCTGGTACTGGAGAAGTTCGTACCTGTACCTCCTGCTGCAACTGCTGGAACTGATGTTGTAGAGCTTTAAAGCGATGCTCCTGGCGTATCGCCTCCTCTTTCCGTTTCACTTC
It encodes the following:
- the LOC125897860 gene encoding uncharacterized protein LOC125897860, with protein sequence MQRGAKSRRGNRAGIGETHIGPENQVNSDAEMEGAALKGASGTEGEDVREPTLRDLTCIIQAFMGQQEAREVKRKEEAIRQEHRFKALQHQFQQLQQEVQVRTSPVPELTSTIPDPRETPDPDDDHPQARAITPSAQIHPAIISSGQSRVSHEPRLEKLTENDDVEHFLITFERIAAACQWPKSDWVFRLIPLLTGKARGAYVHMDVDESLEYDKVKTAVLKQYDINPETYRQRFRSLDVGPDESPKELYVRLKELYGKWIQPQGKTVQQIGETIMEQYLRMLSPELQVWVKEHGPKSAAEAATLADVFVAARKKSQPWTNNAWQAAKDTRRPTPPQYHQKSTPGVSKPPARENQHVPLRAPNKIPTCYLCGQEGHTKPMCPKNPAKLTQMCYVPRQNSDIKPKSNQSMKMTNVKINGKNLRALIDTGSTQTLVHRQYVPVNAICTLETIPICCVHGDEKPYPTADIYIEVQGQAYLLNIGVVDNLPFPVVLGDDLPVLFDLLNPTQSCNVALTRAQAKHADGDSPALSALLFYGVELETQPGKSRKPRSQRRQEKFQCTAVQPSAEAAPDMPLGFQIPTNIIQMQQNDPTLSTLLQRAKEREPETEPDGRREEYFLQSGVLYHRHGQVKQLVIPQAARDVVLTLGHAIPWAGHLGKHKTTARIKRHFHWPGLCSDVAQFCRSCPQCQKTSIRGLTKAPLQPLPIISTPFECLGMDIVGPVEKSKTGNRFMLVITDYGTRYPEVFPLKSIKAKTVAFSLVQFFSRVGFPHEILTDQATNFMSTLLKQVYQLLGIKSVRTTPYHPQTDGLTERFNQTLKQMLRKFVNETGSDWDHWLPYLLFAYWEVPQASTGFSPFELLCGHEVRGPLTLLRETWEVEQGREEPVNVISYVIQMREKLQRMSQLAQTHMVEAHWKDKERATVCGHHM